A genomic region of Dermacentor andersoni chromosome 9, qqDerAnde1_hic_scaffold, whole genome shotgun sequence contains the following coding sequences:
- the LOC126527169 gene encoding uncharacterized protein, with the protein MATKPMVVSAVTLVMVAAMLLVCAPRDAAADSSGLIKYLSCFQKLADSSGACGKKKSEFSALEHAFGVDHKHKSDREKKGLCCKLSSYIDCYMKNVRHSCGDSAGKYALKFIESSTQKSVRNTCHKFDSRKCSSAFSVSASSLVVLGVSSAVLAISLLL; encoded by the exons ATGGCTACGAAACCGATGGTTGTATCTGCTGTGACGCTCGTTATGGTCGCCGCCATGTTGTTGGTGTGTGCCCCACGTGACGCAGCAGCTGATTCCAGTG GCCTCATCAAGTACTTGAGCTGCTTTCAGAAGCTGGCGGACTCTAGCggcgcctgcggcaaaaagaAGTCGGAGTTCAGCGCCCTGGAGCATGCGTTCGGCGTCGACCACAAGCACAAGTCGGACAGAGAGAAGAAGGGGCTCTGTTG TAAGTTGTCGAGTTACATCGACTGCTACATGAAGAACGTGCGGCACAGCTGCGGCGACTCGGCCGGCAAGTACGCGCTCAAGTTCATCGAGTCGTCGACCCAGAAGTCCGTGCGCAACACGTGCCACAAGTTCGACAGCCGCAAGTGCAGCTCCGCTTTCTCCGTGTCGGCGTCCAGCCTGGTCGTCCTGGGCGTCTCGTCGGCCGTGCTGGCCATCTCCCTGTTGTTGTGA